In Thermotoga sp., a genomic segment contains:
- a CDS encoding protein-glutamate O-methyltransferase CheR, with product MSEERSERKTVPFRLPSNFEWKEFPQEEFEWFVKEVEERFGINLSSYKPQRVKRRTELLLRKYNVDYRKYLEMLVQSKKHLDEFLDKMTINVTEFFRNSEKWWELRDDVIPLISQNTLRMRFWSAGCSSGEEPYSLAILAHELKLSYKTKILATDIDVGVLRKAQEGVYEERALVSTPKEYVEKYFERLPDGRYRIKDFVKKVVEFRRHDLLKDPFEKNLDLIVCRNVVIYFEPEAKNKLYKKFAESLKVGGFLFVGNTERIFNYRELGFEVYRPFIYRKVT from the coding sequence ATGTCGGAGGAAAGGTCGGAAAGGAAGACTGTTCCATTCAGGTTACCATCGAATTTTGAGTGGAAGGAATTCCCACAGGAGGAATTCGAGTGGTTTGTAAAAGAGGTGGAGGAGAGGTTCGGCATAAACCTCTCCTCTTACAAACCACAGCGGGTGAAACGCAGAACGGAACTTCTCTTGAGAAAGTACAACGTGGATTACAGAAAATATCTGGAAATGCTTGTTCAAAGCAAAAAGCACCTGGACGAGTTTCTGGACAAGATGACGATAAACGTAACGGAGTTCTTCAGAAATTCAGAGAAGTGGTGGGAGCTCAGGGACGATGTGATCCCTTTGATTTCTCAAAACACCCTGAGAATGAGATTCTGGAGTGCGGGATGCTCCTCTGGAGAAGAGCCTTATTCTCTTGCCATTCTCGCTCACGAGCTGAAGCTTTCGTACAAAACGAAGATTCTGGCAACAGACATAGACGTTGGTGTTCTGAGGAAAGCCCAGGAGGGTGTCTACGAGGAGCGAGCCCTTGTGAGTACTCCGAAAGAGTACGTGGAGAAGTACTTCGAAAGACTCCCAGATGGAAGGTACAGAATAAAAGATTTTGTGAAGAAGGTGGTGGAGTTCAGGAGACATGATCTTCTGAAAGATCCCTTCGAAAAGAACCTCGATCTCATAGTGTGTCGAAACGTGGTCATATACTTCGAACCGGAAGCGAAGAACAAACTCTACAAGAAGTTCGCTGAATCACTCAAAGTGGGCGGGTTTCTGTTCGTTGGAAACACGGAAAGGATATTCAACTACAGAGAGCTAGGATTTGAGGTCTACAGACCCTTCATCTACAGAAAGGTGACGTAG
- a CDS encoding lysylphosphatidylglycerol synthase transmembrane domain-containing protein, translating to MRDLSKKEWINIILALVFGFVAVFFIFKGINPREFFKYFRPRSLFHILLLCGIFLFSILIDSARMKWLFFFVWRKHLSLYDAFFNNYMSFLFSMLTPFYFGGQVFQTYHLSRLGFESENNVNVILSRFVEYLISVAILSVLGLLRYKDLFLSGALIAPKLIFLAYLVSVSFIGVVILALVHPPLIAHLFRMLKKARWVDSMIKKLTKKEDWDSRFLKWTHDLKESVKILWRSGFMFLDFPLTLFSLLIQGFVFYLAVQFSSGNIGFFNGTGLLFFLSLVVFYVPTPGASGGVEAVYQIVFSKILGSGGKTLASVLTWRLSTYYLPIFVGLVFLVFYRYPKEVEK from the coding sequence GTGAGGGATCTGAGTAAAAAAGAGTGGATAAACATCATCCTTGCGCTGGTATTCGGTTTTGTGGCAGTTTTTTTCATATTCAAAGGTATCAACCCCAGAGAATTCTTCAAATACTTCCGTCCAAGGTCCTTGTTCCACATTCTTCTGCTATGTGGAATATTTCTTTTTTCGATCCTGATCGACTCTGCGAGGATGAAGTGGCTGTTCTTTTTCGTATGGAGAAAGCATCTCTCACTCTACGATGCCTTTTTCAACAACTATATGAGCTTTCTTTTCAGCATGCTCACCCCTTTTTATTTCGGTGGCCAGGTCTTTCAAACGTACCACCTTTCAAGACTCGGCTTTGAATCTGAAAACAATGTCAACGTGATTCTCTCAAGGTTTGTGGAGTACCTCATTTCCGTGGCGATTCTTTCTGTACTCGGACTTTTGAGATACAAGGATCTGTTTCTGTCAGGAGCACTGATAGCACCGAAGTTGATCTTCCTTGCTTACCTTGTGAGTGTGTCTTTCATCGGTGTTGTGATACTCGCACTCGTTCACCCTCCTCTCATCGCTCACCTGTTCAGGATGCTAAAAAAAGCAAGATGGGTAGATTCCATGATAAAAAAACTCACGAAGAAAGAAGACTGGGACAGTCGTTTTTTAAAGTGGACCCACGATCTAAAAGAAAGTGTCAAAATCTTGTGGAGAAGCGGGTTCATGTTCCTCGACTTTCCTCTCACGCTGTTTTCGCTTCTCATTCAAGGCTTTGTTTTCTATCTGGCCGTTCAATTCAGTTCTGGAAACATCGGTTTTTTCAACGGAACGGGGCTTCTTTTCTTTCTCAGTCTGGTCGTGTTTTACGTACCGACACCTGGAGCAAGTGGCGGTGTGGAAGCCGTCTACCAGATTGTCTTCAGCAAGATACTCGGATCAGGTGGTAAAACCCTCGCATCGGTGTTGACCTGGAGATTGTCTACCTACTACCTTCCCATCTTCGTGGGCCTCGTCTTTCTGGTATTCTACAGATACCCAAAGGAAGTGGAAAAGTGA
- a CDS encoding RluA family pseudouridine synthase: protein MKEKTPSWISRSMIQKAIKEGKVKVNGQIKKPSYRLKEGELVEVDLPVKPKEATVQPEKIDLKVLYEDKDIIVIDKPGDMIVHPVPSKLSGTLVNALLYHCSDLQGVGGKLRPGIVHRLDKETSGVIVVAKNDLAHQSLSRQFKDRKVKKAYILLVRGRVKENEGTVELPLARHPVLRVKMTVSESGKEAVTHYRVLKRFDDVASLVLAFPRTGRTHQIRVHMKSLGHPIMGDKIYGKYKEDEMFGIKRQMLHALKLGFFHPRTGEWMEFVSPIPEDFRKAIKKIAMYVEEGT, encoded by the coding sequence CTGAAAGAGAAAACTCCGTCGTGGATATCAAGGTCGATGATTCAGAAAGCAATAAAGGAAGGAAAGGTAAAGGTCAACGGTCAGATTAAAAAACCAAGTTACCGGTTGAAGGAAGGAGAACTGGTGGAGGTTGATCTTCCTGTGAAACCGAAAGAGGCCACTGTTCAACCCGAAAAGATAGATTTGAAGGTTCTGTACGAGGACAAGGACATTATCGTCATAGACAAACCCGGAGACATGATCGTACATCCGGTTCCTTCCAAACTCAGCGGAACGCTCGTCAACGCCCTTCTTTATCACTGTTCTGACCTTCAGGGTGTAGGTGGGAAACTCAGACCTGGTATCGTCCACAGACTCGACAAGGAAACATCAGGTGTCATCGTTGTTGCCAAAAATGATCTTGCTCATCAGAGCCTATCCAGACAGTTCAAGGATCGGAAGGTGAAGAAGGCCTACATCCTTCTTGTGCGAGGACGAGTGAAGGAAAACGAAGGAACGGTGGAACTTCCACTTGCAAGGCATCCTGTTTTGAGAGTGAAGATGACTGTGAGCGAAAGCGGAAAGGAGGCCGTCACACATTACAGGGTACTCAAGAGGTTCGACGATGTAGCTTCCCTTGTTCTTGCCTTTCCGAGGACAGGGAGAACCCACCAGATCAGAGTCCACATGAAAAGCCTCGGACACCCTATAATGGGTGACAAGATCTATGGAAAGTACAAGGAAGATGAGATGTTCGGGATAAAAAGACAGATGCTTCACGCCTTGAAACTGGGATTTTTTCATCCACGAACCGGCGAGTGGATGGAATTCGTATCGCCGATTCCGGAAGATTTCAGAAAGGCCATCAAAAAGATAGCTATGTACGTGGAGGAAGGAACATGA
- the pdxT gene encoding pyridoxal 5'-phosphate synthase glutaminase subunit PdxT, with product MKIGVLGVQGDVREHVEALHRLGVETLIVKLPKHLDMVDGLILPGGESTTMIRIIKEMSMGERLVEKISDGLPVFATCAGVILLAKRISNYEQEKLGVMDIVVERNAYGRQVESFETFLEIPAIGKDPFRAIFIRAPRIVEVGKRVEILAYHDGDPVLVKEDKILASTFHPELTDDLRLHRYFLEMVK from the coding sequence ATGAAAATCGGTGTTCTGGGTGTTCAAGGAGACGTCAGAGAGCACGTGGAGGCACTCCACAGATTGGGTGTCGAAACTCTGATCGTGAAGCTTCCAAAGCATCTCGATATGGTCGATGGATTGATCCTCCCCGGGGGAGAGTCCACCACCATGATCCGCATCATCAAGGAGATGAGCATGGGCGAAAGGCTGGTGGAGAAAATCAGCGACGGCCTGCCCGTCTTCGCAACATGTGCCGGTGTTATCCTCCTTGCGAAGCGCATCAGCAACTACGAGCAAGAAAAACTGGGTGTCATGGATATAGTCGTGGAGAGAAACGCTTACGGAAGACAGGTGGAAAGTTTCGAGACCTTCCTCGAAATACCTGCAATAGGAAAGGATCCGTTCAGAGCGATCTTCATCAGGGCACCGAGAATTGTTGAAGTGGGTAAGAGGGTGGAAATTCTCGCCTACCACGATGGTGATCCTGTCCTCGTAAAAGAAGACAAGATTCTTGCCAGCACTTTTCACCCAGAGCTCACGGACGATCTGAGGCTCCATAGATACTTCCTGGAGATGGTGAAATGA
- a CDS encoding YebC/PmpR family DNA-binding transcriptional regulator has product MSGHNKWANIKHRKMAQDAKKSKIFTKLIREIIVAAREGGGNIETNPRLRAAVEKAKAENMPKENIERAIKRGTGELEGVDYQEVVYEGYAPGGVAVYIRALTDNKNRTAQELRHLFSRHGGSLAESGSVSWIFERKGVIEIAKDKVKDLEELMMIAIDAGAEDIKDAEDPIQIITAPEDLSEVKRQLEEAGYEVEAKVTFIPKNTVRITGRDAEKVLELLNALEDMDDVQEVYSNFEMDDSEMEEILSRLEG; this is encoded by the coding sequence ATGTCGGGTCACAACAAGTGGGCCAACATAAAACACAGGAAAATGGCCCAGGATGCGAAAAAATCGAAGATCTTCACGAAGCTGATCAGAGAAATCATCGTTGCAGCAAGAGAAGGAGGAGGAAACATCGAAACGAATCCCAGACTCAGGGCAGCTGTCGAAAAGGCAAAGGCTGAGAACATGCCAAAGGAAAACATCGAAAGAGCCATAAAACGCGGAACGGGTGAGCTGGAAGGTGTGGACTACCAGGAAGTGGTCTACGAAGGTTACGCCCCGGGAGGTGTGGCCGTCTACATCAGGGCACTTACAGACAACAAGAACCGAACAGCGCAGGAACTGAGACATCTGTTCAGCAGACATGGAGGAAGTCTCGCGGAGAGCGGATCCGTCAGCTGGATCTTCGAAAGAAAAGGTGTTATAGAGATCGCGAAAGACAAAGTGAAAGACCTGGAGGAACTCATGATGATAGCCATCGATGCCGGCGCAGAGGACATAAAAGACGCCGAAGATCCCATCCAGATAATCACAGCTCCAGAGGACCTTTCTGAGGTGAAAAGACAGCTGGAGGAGGCCGGTTACGAAGTCGAAGCCAAGGTCACCTTCATACCAAAGAACACAGTGAGGATTACCGGAAGAGACGCCGAGAAGGTACTGGAACTCCTCAACGCACTGGAAGACATGGACGATGTCCAGGAAGTTTACTCCAACTTCGAAATGGACGACAGCGAAATGGAGGAGATACTTTCCAGACTGGAAGGCTGA
- a CDS encoding response regulator, producing the protein MSKKVLLVDDSAVLRKIVSFNLKKAGYEVIEAENGQIALEKLSKSIPDLIVLDIMMPIMDGFTVLKKLQEKEEWQKIPVIVLTAKGGEDDETIALSLGAKKVMRKPFSPSQFIEEVKRLLNE; encoded by the coding sequence GTGTCAAAAAAAGTGCTTCTGGTTGACGATTCAGCCGTCTTAAGAAAGATCGTATCCTTCAACTTGAAGAAGGCAGGTTATGAAGTGATAGAGGCAGAAAACGGTCAGATCGCGCTGGAAAAACTTTCAAAATCCATTCCAGATCTGATAGTACTCGATATAATGATGCCCATCATGGACGGTTTCACCGTGCTGAAGAAACTCCAGGAAAAAGAGGAGTGGCAGAAAATCCCGGTCATCGTCCTCACGGCAAAGGGTGGAGAGGACGACGAGACGATCGCTCTCTCTCTCGGAGCAAAGAAGGTTATGAGAAAGCCGTTCAGCCCCTCCCAGTTTATCGAGGAGGTGAAGCGTCTCTTAAATGAGTGA
- a CDS encoding PP2C family protein-serine/threonine phosphatase gives MSEREICKKISEILGIDYDCSRGIDELLKILEYEINEYKKSLEEQTIFMEAQLEELSRSYEEISTLLEISEIFGGLEFPMNLREKLERVIPLLKNVVKFKDYIVRVEDLTIGNLSQKEVEQEIEDREKTVLIEPGESQRFSNLLFVPIAGNRHYGYMCFSGKEEGIVFTASDRKITEVTARYIANALDRMDFLQKEIERQRLEEQMEIARRIQSTLLPREVPETKFVDAAACSCPAVQVGGDYYDIFLGNEKLLAVMGDVAGKSVPAALLMSAVRSYLRVLSTSHSDLEKLVNHLNSILCEDLSNDRFVTMVFLEIFQNGTLNLINAGHNPVYFLHRDEMVKLEASAIPIGITEWSYRKHTIRLKPDTLIVAYTDGVIEARNMLGEEYGYERLEKTLREYSGGNAEELLSILIKSVGEFSKNVPQHDDMTIMVLKYKGQQEVE, from the coding sequence ATGAGTGAAAGGGAAATCTGCAAAAAGATTTCAGAAATACTTGGTATCGATTACGATTGCTCAAGGGGGATTGATGAACTCCTGAAGATCCTGGAGTATGAAATAAATGAGTACAAGAAGAGTCTGGAAGAGCAGACCATTTTCATGGAAGCTCAGCTGGAAGAGCTCTCGCGCTCTTACGAAGAAATATCGACACTTCTTGAGATATCTGAGATATTCGGAGGTCTCGAGTTTCCAATGAACCTTCGTGAAAAACTAGAAAGAGTGATACCACTTCTCAAGAACGTGGTGAAGTTTAAAGATTACATCGTTCGCGTCGAAGATCTGACCATAGGGAACCTGAGTCAGAAAGAGGTGGAGCAGGAGATAGAAGACAGAGAAAAAACCGTCCTGATAGAACCTGGTGAATCGCAGAGGTTTTCAAATCTTCTGTTTGTCCCCATAGCTGGTAACAGACACTACGGTTACATGTGTTTTTCCGGCAAAGAAGAAGGAATCGTGTTCACGGCAAGTGACAGGAAGATAACGGAGGTAACGGCGAGGTACATAGCAAACGCATTGGACAGAATGGATTTTCTGCAGAAAGAGATCGAACGCCAGAGGCTGGAAGAGCAGATGGAAATTGCAAGGCGAATACAATCTACGTTGCTTCCTCGAGAAGTACCCGAAACGAAATTCGTCGATGCGGCAGCTTGTTCCTGCCCAGCAGTTCAAGTGGGTGGTGACTACTATGATATCTTTCTTGGCAATGAGAAGCTCCTTGCCGTTATGGGAGACGTGGCCGGAAAAAGCGTTCCAGCTGCCCTTCTCATGAGTGCTGTGAGGAGTTACTTGAGAGTCCTGAGCACGTCGCACTCTGATCTGGAGAAGCTGGTGAATCACCTGAACAGTATACTCTGTGAAGATCTGTCGAACGATCGTTTCGTGACAATGGTTTTTCTGGAGATTTTCCAAAACGGAACGCTGAATCTGATCAACGCGGGCCATAATCCCGTTTATTTCCTCCACAGAGATGAGATGGTAAAGCTGGAAGCTTCAGCGATACCGATCGGTATAACGGAGTGGAGCTACAGGAAACACACCATCCGTCTAAAACCAGACACCCTCATAGTCGCCTACACGGATGGGGTAATCGAAGCAAGAAACATGCTCGGGGAAGAATACGGCTACGAGAGACTGGAAAAAACCCTCAGGGAGTACAGTGGAGGCAATGCGGAGGAACTCCTTTCCATCCTCATAAAGAGTGTGGGAGAATTTTCGAAAAATGTCCCTCAGCACGACGACATGACGATCATGGTGTTAAAATATAAAGGACAGCAGGAGGTGGAATGA
- the lspA gene encoding signal peptidase II: MTFTIVLVLVLDQLTKKIASTFHGTFYLVPGFLRFVKATNRGIALGLFNNLSEQVLWIVLFVVVVLSLFPYIFRFNRLERIAMGFILGGALGNLLDRIRFGYVLDFLNLVFLPTIFNLADVFIVVGGGLMILGAFRGVGDEELESGKKRGRLETRPVSERENSVVDIKVDDSESNKGRKGKGQRSD; the protein is encoded by the coding sequence ATGACCTTTACGATCGTTCTGGTGCTGGTTTTGGATCAGCTCACAAAGAAAATAGCGAGCACTTTTCACGGAACATTCTACCTCGTTCCCGGATTTCTGAGATTCGTCAAGGCTACAAACAGAGGAATCGCTCTGGGGCTGTTCAACAACCTCTCGGAGCAGGTTCTGTGGATCGTCCTCTTCGTTGTGGTGGTCCTTTCCCTTTTTCCGTACATATTCAGATTTAACAGGCTCGAGAGGATCGCTATGGGATTCATCCTGGGAGGCGCCCTCGGAAATCTCCTCGATCGAATCAGATTTGGATACGTTCTTGACTTTCTAAACCTGGTCTTTCTTCCAACGATCTTCAACCTTGCAGACGTGTTCATAGTAGTAGGCGGTGGTCTGATGATCCTCGGTGCCTTCAGAGGTGTGGGCGATGAAGAGCTGGAGAGTGGAAAAAAGAGAGGAAGGCTGGAGACTCGACCAGTTTCTGAAAGAGAAAACTCCGTCGTGGATATCAAGGTCGATGATTCAGAAAGCAATAAAGGAAGGAAAGGTAAAGGTCAACGGTCAGATTAA
- a CDS encoding diguanylate cyclase, whose amino-acid sequence MKVKIDLKDDVLRGRLKRIVQEVGFLINESADLVVTDRPRNDGKQTILISKSLPEEIPEGVLDVIDPRLPDFLLRNRFRMIKTYLKFPRGILSYLEEEFAKAKRYDFPLSVIYLFFESEKTAERVYESIQEILRSSDKIDFVRKNELMIILPATAKEGAQRLLKRLRRKFLRLDWTKQTFFEYGIAQVEDWMESVEDLFASLESSMRRL is encoded by the coding sequence ATGAAAGTGAAGATCGACTTGAAAGACGATGTACTCCGAGGAAGGTTGAAAAGAATTGTTCAAGAAGTGGGATTTCTGATAAACGAATCGGCCGATTTGGTCGTCACTGACAGGCCGAGAAACGACGGAAAACAGACGATTCTGATCAGCAAGTCTCTCCCCGAAGAAATTCCAGAGGGCGTTCTGGATGTGATCGATCCACGCCTTCCAGATTTTCTTTTGAGAAACAGGTTTAGGATGATAAAAACGTACCTGAAGTTTCCACGGGGCATCCTCAGTTACCTCGAAGAAGAGTTCGCGAAGGCCAAAAGATACGATTTTCCCCTCTCCGTCATATACCTGTTCTTTGAAAGTGAGAAGACAGCAGAACGTGTCTATGAAAGTATCCAGGAGATCCTCAGATCGTCTGACAAGATTGATTTTGTGAGGAAAAACGAACTGATGATCATTCTTCCAGCAACTGCAAAAGAAGGAGCGCAAAGGCTCCTTAAGAGGTTGAGGCGGAAGTTTCTCAGACTTGATTGGACAAAGCAGACCTTCTTCGAGTACGGAATAGCGCAGGTTGAAGACTGGATGGAATCCGTTGAGGACTTGTTCGCATCTTTAGAATCTTCCATGAGGAGGTTGTGA
- a CDS encoding TIGR03936 family radical SAM-associated protein, which yields MKVVLRFKKRGMRRFLSTLESIKLVERSLRRADFPLVFTEGFHPKPKMSFLDAMPVGVVNLAFYVEIHLKDLSRKHLENLERTLPKDFPLAGAWICEENINKVVTSYRFKLITPYCMDLLSRKVEKKGKKISFGESVVDFEVFRAKEYSIFRYTQRRERLMNPLLLVEKDSFFVAICEEALTESGEDLSSFLERRGTRVKKSASG from the coding sequence GTGAAGGTCGTTCTCAGATTCAAAAAGAGGGGGATGAGGAGGTTTCTGTCCACTCTCGAATCCATAAAGCTCGTGGAGCGTTCCCTCAGACGTGCCGATTTTCCTCTGGTGTTCACTGAAGGGTTCCACCCAAAACCAAAGATGAGCTTTCTCGACGCCATGCCAGTCGGTGTAGTGAATTTGGCCTTCTACGTGGAAATCCATCTGAAGGATCTTTCAAGAAAACACCTGGAAAATCTTGAAAGGACTCTTCCAAAAGATTTTCCTCTTGCGGGTGCGTGGATCTGTGAAGAGAACATAAACAAAGTCGTCACGTCCTATCGTTTCAAGCTCATCACACCGTACTGTATGGATCTCCTGAGCAGGAAAGTTGAAAAGAAAGGAAAGAAGATCTCCTTTGGAGAAAGCGTGGTCGATTTTGAGGTTTTCAGGGCAAAAGAGTACAGCATTTTCAGGTATACTCAAAGGAGGGAAAGGCTTATGAATCCACTGCTTCTCGTTGAAAAGGATTCGTTCTTCGTTGCAATATGTGAGGAAGCACTCACCGAAAGCGGAGAGGATCTTTCCTCTTTTCTCGAGAGGAGGGGGACACGTGTCAAAAAAAGTGCTTCTGGTTGA
- a CDS encoding isochorismatase family cysteine hydrolase, which produces MKALLVIDLQRDFVDKDGTLYFEGAERVIDPILRWVEVFKKEGLPIITTQDWHDPDDKEFDIWPKHCVANSNSARLTERLERSLEGYANHFSIKKNRYSAFYNTNLEKIIKERSINEVYVCGVVTHICVLFTVEELRNRDIPVKIITEGVASYDEELHRFALREMKEILGAEFI; this is translated from the coding sequence GTGAAAGCACTCCTTGTGATAGATCTTCAAAGGGACTTTGTTGACAAAGATGGTACTCTTTACTTTGAAGGTGCAGAAAGGGTGATCGATCCCATCCTTAGATGGGTGGAAGTCTTCAAGAAAGAAGGCCTTCCCATCATCACCACCCAAGACTGGCACGATCCGGACGACAAAGAATTCGACATCTGGCCAAAACACTGCGTTGCAAACTCAAACAGTGCAAGACTCACAGAAAGACTGGAAAGATCACTGGAAGGTTATGCGAATCACTTTTCTATAAAAAAGAACCGTTACAGTGCGTTCTACAACACGAATCTGGAGAAAATAATAAAAGAGAGGAGCATAAACGAGGTATACGTGTGCGGTGTGGTGACTCACATCTGCGTTCTCTTCACAGTGGAAGAGTTGAGAAACCGGGATATCCCTGTTAAAATAATCACTGAAGGTGTTGCCTCCTACGATGAAGAGCTGCATCGCTTTGCTTTGAGAGAAATGAAGGAAATTTTGGGAGCCGAATTCATCTGA
- the pdxS gene encoding pyridoxal 5'-phosphate synthase lyase subunit PdxS, with the protein MEIKKGTWIIKKGFAEMFKGGVIMDVTSAEQAKIAEEAGAVAVMALERVPADIRKEGGVARMANISKIREIMEAVSIPVMAKVRIGHIAEAKILEELGVDFIDESEVLTPADDRFHINKHEFKVPFVCGARDLGEALRRIAEGAAMIRTKGEAGTGNVVEAVKHMRRMMEQIRQVTKMEEEELVAYGKEIGAPVELLREVKRLGRLPVVNFAAGGVATPADAALMMMLGADGVFVGSGVFKSKDPRKMAKAMVLAVTYWDNPRILLKISEDIGEPMRGLDVEELEVRMQERGW; encoded by the coding sequence ATGGAAATCAAAAAGGGAACCTGGATAATAAAGAAGGGTTTTGCGGAGATGTTCAAGGGTGGCGTGATAATGGACGTCACTTCCGCCGAGCAGGCGAAGATAGCAGAAGAGGCGGGAGCAGTCGCCGTTATGGCCCTTGAAAGAGTTCCGGCAGACATCAGAAAAGAGGGCGGTGTGGCACGGATGGCAAACATCTCGAAGATCAGGGAGATCATGGAAGCGGTATCCATTCCGGTGATGGCGAAGGTGAGGATTGGACACATCGCTGAAGCGAAGATTTTGGAAGAACTCGGAGTAGACTTCATAGACGAGTCCGAGGTGCTCACACCTGCGGACGACAGGTTCCATATAAACAAGCACGAGTTCAAAGTACCTTTTGTCTGTGGTGCAAGGGATCTGGGAGAAGCGCTGAGAAGAATAGCAGAAGGCGCCGCAATGATCAGAACCAAGGGTGAGGCGGGAACAGGAAACGTGGTGGAAGCGGTGAAACACATGAGGAGAATGATGGAACAGATAAGACAGGTGACCAAGATGGAAGAAGAAGAGCTCGTCGCGTACGGAAAGGAGATAGGAGCACCGGTGGAACTTTTGAGGGAAGTGAAGAGACTCGGAAGGCTTCCCGTTGTGAACTTCGCGGCGGGAGGTGTGGCAACGCCAGCTGACGCGGCTCTCATGATGATGCTGGGAGCAGACGGAGTCTTTGTAGGCTCTGGTGTTTTCAAGTCCAAAGACCCAAGGAAGATGGCAAAAGCAATGGTGCTTGCTGTGACCTACTGGGACAATCCAAGGATACTTTTGAAGATCTCCGAAGATATAGGAGAACCCATGAGAGGATTGGACGTTGAAGAACTCGAAGTGAGGATGCAGGAGAGAGGGTGGTGA
- a CDS encoding nicotinate phosphoribosyltransferase, whose product MKRLSPEVFKVPIDRIRNGYYSDIYFMNYVKVLKRDNHHPRVYYQFFPRKDAVVCGIDEALAILKFCTGYYKDEEKARELFEEILKLDREMQAASLEMDVQRIVELTRKKWDLRLKLNELWVDKWDEVEVHALYDGEEAKEGEPIMTIEGDPTYFGYLETVLLGVIARATSTATAVKKVVRAARGKPVLFFSARFDHYWVQATDGYAALKAGAFGVSTDANADYWGVKSMGTMPHALIACYDGKTEDAAITFDRHLEEDVNRIILVDWDNDVIGTTFRVIKSFYEYVVKKPFKLGVTDPSPIIGSGKNKIWGVRFDTAGNLRDKSVVPKDESSFGVCPELVWRARQEFDRVGLQDLKIVVSGGFDEKKIDLFEKLGVPADAYGVGSRLLREKVDITADIVEVNGRPCAKVGRYKIENPRLKKVGKRYWEEV is encoded by the coding sequence TTGAAAAGACTCAGTCCAGAGGTCTTCAAGGTACCCATCGATCGTATTAGAAACGGTTACTACTCGGACATATACTTCATGAACTACGTGAAAGTTCTGAAAAGAGACAACCACCATCCACGCGTTTATTATCAATTTTTCCCAAGAAAAGACGCTGTTGTCTGTGGAATAGACGAAGCGCTTGCCATTTTGAAATTCTGCACAGGATATTACAAAGATGAAGAAAAGGCGAGAGAGCTCTTTGAGGAGATACTGAAGCTGGACAGGGAGATGCAGGCAGCCTCGCTCGAGATGGACGTTCAAAGGATCGTTGAACTCACCCGGAAGAAATGGGACCTCAGGCTCAAACTGAACGAACTGTGGGTGGACAAATGGGACGAAGTAGAGGTGCACGCCCTGTACGACGGTGAAGAAGCAAAAGAGGGAGAGCCGATCATGACGATAGAGGGCGATCCTACGTACTTTGGATACCTCGAAACGGTCCTGCTCGGTGTGATCGCAAGGGCAACGAGTACAGCAACAGCCGTTAAAAAAGTTGTCAGGGCAGCCAGGGGGAAACCTGTTCTCTTCTTCAGCGCCCGTTTCGACCACTACTGGGTTCAAGCGACGGATGGCTACGCAGCGCTCAAAGCGGGTGCCTTCGGTGTTTCGACGGATGCGAACGCGGACTACTGGGGCGTCAAATCAATGGGAACGATGCCTCACGCACTGATTGCATGCTACGACGGAAAAACAGAAGACGCCGCCATCACCTTCGACAGACACTTGGAGGAAGATGTGAATAGAATCATACTTGTAGACTGGGACAACGATGTGATAGGTACCACCTTCCGTGTGATAAAGTCCTTCTACGAGTATGTCGTGAAGAAACCGTTCAAGCTGGGAGTGACAGACCCATCACCGATCATAGGCTCCGGAAAGAACAAGATCTGGGGAGTGAGATTCGACACGGCGGGTAACCTGAGGGATAAATCCGTTGTGCCAAAAGATGAGTCTTCATTCGGGGTCTGCCCAGAGCTTGTCTGGAGAGCAAGACAGGAATTCGACAGGGTGGGTCTTCAGGATCTGAAGATCGTCGTCTCTGGTGGATTCGATGAAAAGAAAATAGATCTCTTCGAAAAGCTCGGAGTTCCCGCGGACGCCTACGGTGTTGGTTCTCGACTCTTGAGGGAGAAAGTGGATATCACAGCAGACATCGTTGAGGTAAATGGAAGACCGTGTGCGAAGGTGGGCAGGTACAAGATAGAAAATCCAAGGCTCAAAAAAGTGGGGAAGAGGTACTGGGAAGAAGTTTGA